A window of Streptomyces marispadix contains these coding sequences:
- the rbsD gene encoding D-ribose pyranase has protein sequence MKKSGILNRHLAGALAMLGHTDRVVVCDAGLPIPVGPGLMVVDLAFRAGVPTFAEVLDGLLEELEIEGATAASEVEEHNTEASALLNERFPKLELVPHEKFKAFTRHARLIVRTGETQPYANVMLRCGVPF, from the coding sequence ATGAAGAAGTCGGGAATCCTCAACCGTCATCTCGCAGGCGCGCTCGCCATGTTGGGCCACACCGACCGTGTCGTCGTCTGCGACGCGGGACTGCCGATACCGGTCGGTCCGGGCCTTATGGTCGTCGATCTCGCGTTCCGCGCGGGGGTGCCCACGTTCGCCGAGGTGCTCGACGGCCTGCTGGAGGAGCTGGAGATCGAGGGCGCGACCGCCGCATCGGAGGTCGAGGAGCACAACACGGAGGCGTCGGCCCTTCTGAACGAGCGCTTCCCCAAGCTGGAACTCGTCCCGCACGAGAAGTTCAAGGCGTTCACGCGCCATGCGCGTCTCATCGTGCGTACGGGAGAGACACAGCCGTACGCGAACGTGATGCTGCGCTGCGGGGTGCCGTTCTAG
- a CDS encoding DUF2975 domain-containing protein: MGKLTVAALRAVLVVLLAGSLFVQGVMVPLLAADLDGIDTELAYPPASFILVVVLGVVTVQVVLVCVWRLVTMVRRGTVFSHAAFRYVHIVIGAVVAAAMLMFVLGVLLAPGEAVAPGIVLLLGGGVVAILGVALVVLVLRMLLAQAVARDVEAARMQAELEEVI, translated from the coding sequence ATGGGAAAGCTGACAGTGGCGGCGCTGCGCGCCGTGCTCGTGGTGCTGCTCGCCGGTTCGCTGTTCGTGCAAGGCGTGATGGTGCCGCTGCTGGCCGCCGACCTGGACGGCATCGATACGGAACTGGCGTATCCGCCCGCCTCGTTCATCCTGGTCGTGGTCCTGGGCGTCGTCACGGTGCAGGTCGTGCTGGTCTGCGTATGGCGGCTGGTGACGATGGTGCGGCGCGGCACCGTGTTCTCCCACGCCGCCTTCCGTTACGTGCACATCGTGATCGGCGCGGTCGTCGCGGCTGCGATGCTGATGTTCGTCCTCGGGGTGCTGCTGGCCCCCGGCGAGGCCGTGGCGCCGGGCATCGTCCTGCTGCTGGGCGGGGGCGTGGTGGCGATACTCGGTGTCGCGCTCGTCGTACTCGTACTGCGGATGCTGCTCGCACAGGCAGTCGCACGGGACGTCGAAGCGGCGCGCATGCAGGCCGAGTTGGAGGAGGTGATCTGA
- a CDS encoding DUF6531 domain-containing protein — protein MGYVLPGWLDEILDFIGINWPNVDEDDYREMADAMREFAEKFEGHGGEAHAAVNRILASSEGYAVDALQEHWGKVKGSHLDKVPEVARLFATACDVVADIIYGMKVKAEIELGAMAASIGISIGLSVVTGGLSALIGAAETAAMRELIRRIIKEAEEEIVSRLMAEVTEPVTGKLEKMTEDMILDLADDAIHLPPGEGGGAGGGGDAGGGHDGGKGAMNLASAGGGGAGGAGGGSGGAGGGGGGAGGGRMRIDPDEFDNGAEKLSRHGSDLHTNSLAPLGRAKGAFGRTKGRDPFTQAFDSVLHGALDGSEKALKKVAKHVGEGVPGGVRSMAKRHRDNENSVADSMKAITSRSDGKGPNGRGAGTGAKRWQQAGAKVKLAFAQLSQKARAARCKLFGGDPIDMATGEMFLAQTDLELPGVLPLIIERTHISTYRHGHFFGPSWASTLDERLERGDGGLWWHRTDGSSMMYHREPDMLGDQVWPMEGERIPLTCVLEGSDYALAVADPVTGLTRHFRAAPDGDAGTWWLAEIEDRNGNGISIDREADGLPSAIRHDGGYHVDVTTDDGLISSIAVRTPEGPVEVKSYAYDDARNLTHIVNSSGLPLVFGYDSDHRITSWTDRNDSTYQYVYDETGRVTQTIGPDGCLSARIAYDPAERTTRYTDSLGAVTTYRTNERGQVVAETDPLGNTVHSEWDSHDNLLSRTDALGQTTRLEWDDNGTDLISVRYPDGTRTDITYDTRTHLPRETRLPEGAVWRHEYDAQGNLTAQIAPDGGATRLTHAPTGAVQTVTDPLGQISTVETNPAGVITAVTDALGRRVACVRDAFGRSSRLTEANGATTAMEWTIEGKPTQRAEADGTVERWTWDGEGNCLSFTDANGGLTEFAYSHFDQIASRTTPDGAQHSFTYDTELRLTDVTSPSGLAWNYTYDAAGRLTSETDFDGRTTHYQYDAAGRLIARTTPLGETISFELDVMGRTVSKNAAGTVTSFVHDAAGRLLSASSPTSDLEITYDLLGRITAETVEGRTTAFTYDAAGRRTSRTTPSGALTVLTYDEVGNRVGLELDGHALAFTHDPLGRELTRTLGPAGQTSITSAWDDAGRLTRRTLAAGTHTMRDRSHAYRADGYLETLAEQVSGVTEQMNLDPVGRPLSLTTGRHQETYAYDQQGNQTYADWQHPAADANAAGDRDYSGTRLLSAGRVHYSHDEAGRLVERRKSRISRKPDVWNYTYDAEDRLTSCTTPDGTVWHYRYDPLGRRTAKYRLAEDGAQIVEETRFAWDLVSLAEQTDSSTGITVTWEHEGHQPIAQHERKPLSQEEYDSRFFAIVTDLVGTPTELVDETGTIAWHKQSTCWGSTAWNADASAYTPLRFPGQYADPETGLHYNYFRHYDPETARFTSLDPLGLEPAPNPFGYVVNPMAWIDLLGLLTCKQNAKILRDNMAAEGRAPGPGQAAAHIVPSGGQQGHWAPGARARGLLQQYGVDINDAANGIPLDHPTPHNYTHRGAYLQRLDTHLQGTVGQLQAMGHSNDTIANTLRSELRRIGSEVQSELITGQPGPSAHWTA, from the coding sequence ATGGGTTACGTTCTGCCGGGCTGGCTGGATGAGATCCTCGATTTCATCGGGATCAACTGGCCCAACGTGGACGAGGACGACTACCGCGAAATGGCCGACGCCATGCGGGAGTTCGCGGAGAAGTTCGAGGGTCACGGCGGTGAGGCGCACGCTGCGGTGAACCGCATCCTCGCCTCCAGCGAGGGTTACGCGGTCGACGCGCTCCAGGAGCACTGGGGCAAGGTCAAGGGCTCTCATCTGGACAAGGTGCCCGAGGTCGCACGGCTCTTCGCGACGGCGTGCGACGTGGTCGCGGACATCATCTACGGGATGAAGGTCAAGGCCGAGATCGAGCTGGGCGCGATGGCGGCCTCGATCGGCATCTCCATCGGTCTGTCGGTGGTCACCGGCGGCCTGTCGGCGTTGATCGGCGCCGCGGAGACCGCGGCGATGCGGGAGTTGATCCGCCGGATCATCAAGGAGGCGGAGGAGGAGATCGTCTCGCGGCTGATGGCCGAGGTCACCGAACCGGTCACCGGCAAGCTGGAGAAGATGACCGAGGACATGATCCTCGATCTCGCCGACGACGCGATCCATCTGCCGCCGGGCGAGGGCGGCGGAGCCGGGGGCGGCGGCGACGCGGGCGGCGGACACGACGGCGGCAAGGGGGCGATGAACCTCGCGTCGGCGGGCGGCGGCGGCGCGGGCGGCGCCGGAGGGGGCTCCGGAGGCGCGGGCGGCGGTGGCGGTGGCGCGGGCGGCGGCCGTATGCGCATCGACCCGGACGAGTTCGACAACGGTGCGGAGAAACTCTCCCGCCACGGCTCGGACCTGCACACCAACTCCCTTGCCCCACTGGGCCGCGCGAAGGGCGCCTTCGGCCGCACCAAGGGCCGCGACCCCTTCACCCAGGCCTTCGACAGCGTCCTCCACGGCGCGCTCGACGGCTCCGAGAAGGCGCTGAAGAAGGTCGCCAAACACGTCGGCGAGGGCGTCCCCGGCGGCGTCCGCTCCATGGCCAAACGCCACCGCGACAACGAGAACTCCGTCGCCGATTCGATGAAGGCCATCACGTCCCGCAGCGACGGGAAGGGGCCGAACGGGCGCGGTGCGGGCACCGGGGCCAAGCGCTGGCAGCAGGCGGGTGCGAAGGTCAAGCTCGCCTTCGCACAGTTGTCGCAGAAGGCCCGCGCGGCTCGCTGCAAACTCTTCGGCGGCGACCCCATCGACATGGCCACCGGCGAGATGTTCCTCGCGCAGACCGATCTCGAACTCCCGGGCGTGCTACCGCTGATCATCGAGCGCACCCACATATCCACCTACCGCCACGGCCACTTCTTCGGCCCCTCCTGGGCCTCCACGCTGGACGAACGTCTGGAACGCGGCGACGGCGGCCTGTGGTGGCACCGCACCGACGGCTCCTCGATGATGTACCACCGCGAGCCCGACATGCTCGGCGACCAGGTCTGGCCCATGGAAGGCGAACGCATCCCGCTGACCTGCGTATTGGAGGGCAGCGACTACGCCCTCGCCGTAGCCGACCCCGTCACGGGCCTCACCCGTCACTTCCGTGCCGCCCCCGACGGAGACGCGGGCACCTGGTGGCTCGCGGAGATCGAAGACCGCAACGGCAACGGCATCAGCATCGACCGCGAGGCCGACGGTCTCCCCAGCGCGATACGCCACGACGGCGGCTACCACGTCGACGTCACCACCGACGACGGCCTCATATCGTCCATCGCCGTCCGCACGCCGGAGGGCCCGGTCGAGGTCAAGTCCTACGCCTACGACGACGCCCGCAACCTGACCCACATCGTCAACTCATCAGGTCTGCCCCTGGTGTTCGGCTACGACAGCGACCACCGCATCACGTCCTGGACCGACCGCAACGACTCCACCTACCAGTACGTCTACGACGAGACCGGCCGCGTCACCCAGACCATCGGCCCCGACGGCTGCCTCTCCGCCCGCATCGCCTACGACCCGGCAGAGCGCACCACCCGCTACACCGACTCCCTCGGCGCCGTCACCACCTACCGCACCAACGAACGCGGCCAGGTCGTCGCGGAGACCGACCCGCTGGGCAACACGGTCCACAGCGAGTGGGACAGCCACGACAACCTGCTGTCGCGCACGGACGCGCTGGGGCAGACCACCCGCCTCGAATGGGACGACAACGGCACCGATCTGATCTCCGTACGCTACCCGGACGGGACGCGCACGGACATCACCTACGACACCCGCACACACCTGCCACGTGAGACGCGCCTCCCGGAGGGAGCCGTCTGGCGTCACGAGTACGACGCTCAGGGCAACCTCACGGCCCAGATCGCCCCCGACGGTGGCGCGACTCGTCTCACGCACGCTCCCACAGGGGCGGTGCAGACAGTTACGGATCCCCTCGGCCAAATCTCGACGGTGGAGACGAATCCCGCAGGGGTCATCACGGCCGTGACCGATGCACTCGGCCGACGCGTTGCTTGCGTCCGTGACGCGTTCGGCAGATCAAGCCGCCTCACCGAAGCGAACGGCGCGACCACGGCGATGGAGTGGACCATCGAGGGCAAACCGACCCAGCGCGCAGAGGCCGACGGCACGGTGGAGCGGTGGACCTGGGATGGAGAAGGCAACTGCCTTTCCTTCACGGACGCCAACGGCGGGCTCACGGAGTTCGCCTACAGCCATTTCGACCAGATCGCCTCACGCACCACACCCGACGGCGCTCAGCACTCCTTCACCTACGACACCGAACTCCGCCTGACAGACGTGACGTCTCCATCCGGCCTTGCCTGGAACTACACGTACGACGCGGCAGGCCGTCTCACCTCCGAAACGGACTTCGACGGCCGTACCACGCACTATCAGTACGACGCAGCAGGCCGACTGATCGCACGTACGACGCCCCTCGGGGAGACCATCTCGTTCGAACTGGATGTGATGGGCCGCACGGTCTCCAAGAACGCTGCCGGCACGGTCACTTCGTTTGTGCACGATGCCGCAGGACGGCTGCTGTCCGCCTCCTCGCCGACATCGGATCTGGAGATCACATACGACCTGCTCGGCCGCATCACCGCCGAGACGGTCGAGGGCCGGACCACCGCTTTCACCTATGACGCCGCCGGCCGCCGTACGAGCCGCACCACACCGTCCGGAGCCCTCACCGTTCTCACCTACGACGAAGTCGGCAACCGTGTCGGCCTCGAACTCGACGGTCACGCGCTCGCCTTCACACATGATCCGCTGGGACGTGAGCTCACGCGGACGCTCGGGCCCGCCGGACAAACCAGCATCACCTCCGCCTGGGACGACGCAGGCCGCCTGACGCGGCGCACCCTGGCTGCGGGTACGCACACGATGCGGGACCGGTCCCACGCCTACCGCGCCGACGGCTACTTGGAGACACTCGCCGAGCAAGTCTCGGGTGTCACCGAGCAGATGAACCTCGACCCGGTGGGGCGACCTCTCAGTCTCACTACCGGGAGGCATCAGGAGACCTACGCCTACGACCAGCAGGGAAACCAGACCTACGCCGACTGGCAGCACCCTGCCGCCGATGCCAACGCAGCGGGAGACCGGGATTATTCGGGCACCAGGCTGCTCTCGGCCGGGCGCGTCCACTACTCCCACGACGAGGCCGGACGGCTGGTCGAACGACGCAAGAGCCGCATCTCCCGCAAGCCGGACGTGTGGAACTACACCTACGACGCAGAGGACCGGCTCACCTCCTGCACCACACCAGACGGCACGGTGTGGCACTACCGGTACGACCCGCTCGGACGGCGCACCGCCAAGTACCGGCTGGCGGAGGACGGTGCCCAGATCGTCGAGGAGACCCGATTCGCCTGGGACCTGGTCTCCCTCGCCGAGCAGACCGATTCGTCGACCGGAATCACCGTCACGTGGGAACACGAGGGCCACCAGCCCATCGCGCAGCACGAGCGCAAGCCGCTGAGCCAGGAGGAGTACGACAGTCGCTTCTTCGCCATCGTCACAGACCTCGTAGGCACACCCACCGAACTCGTCGACGAAACGGGGACCATCGCCTGGCACAAGCAGTCGACCTGCTGGGGCAGCACCGCCTGGAACGCCGACGCCAGCGCCTACACCCCACTGCGGTTCCCCGGCCAGTACGCAGACCCCGAAACAGGACTGCACTACAACTACTTCCGTCACTACGACCCGGAGACGGCACGCTTCACCAGTCTCGACCCCCTCGGCCTGGAGCCCGCGCCCAACCCCTTCGGCTACGTCGTCAATCCGATGGCATGGATCGATCTGCTTGGGCTGCTCACCTGCAAGCAGAACGCCAAGATCCTTCGCGACAACATGGCCGCCGAGGGCCGGGCCCCCGGGCCCGGGCAAGCGGCCGCCCATATCGTTCCCTCAGGCGGGCAACAGGGGCACTGGGCACCAGGCGCCCGGGCGCGAGGTCTTCTCCAGCAATACGGAGTCGACATCAACGATGCCGCCAATGGCATCCCGCTCGACCACCCGACGCCACACAACTACACGCACAGAGGCGCCTATTTGCAGCGGCTCGACACTCATCTGCAAGGCACTGTCGGCCAGTTGCAGGCGATGGGACACAGCAACGACACCATCGCCAACACGCTCCGTTCCGAACTGCGCCGTATCGGCAGTGAAGTACAGTCGGAACTCATCACCGGACAGCCTGGCCCCTCAGCGCATTGGACGGCGTGA
- a CDS encoding SMI1/KNR4 family protein, which translates to MRAEDLVSELVRLLEAHPEKANWTGVLNAEDISLAEERLAAKFPPSYRRFLAELGSCEADGTEFLGVFRTPLMGDALLGTVHETLQAREDPRFPRELLVIQYDGMGGLVSLDVSRTDEAGEAPVVVWDPGAADRGGPEELAPDFGTYVLRECRRALTGSASRDSLGESS; encoded by the coding sequence GTGAGAGCCGAGGATCTGGTCTCCGAACTGGTCCGCCTCCTGGAAGCACATCCAGAGAAGGCCAACTGGACGGGCGTGCTCAACGCCGAGGACATCTCCTTGGCCGAAGAGCGACTGGCGGCCAAGTTCCCGCCCTCCTACCGGAGGTTCCTTGCGGAGCTGGGCAGTTGCGAGGCGGACGGCACGGAATTCCTCGGCGTCTTTCGGACGCCCCTGATGGGCGACGCCCTGCTCGGCACCGTCCACGAAACGCTGCAAGCCAGAGAGGACCCCCGATTCCCTCGTGAGCTTCTGGTGATCCAGTACGACGGCATGGGTGGTCTGGTGTCACTGGACGTCTCCCGTACGGACGAGGCGGGAGAGGCACCCGTCGTCGTATGGGACCCGGGCGCGGCCGACCGAGGTGGCCCGGAGGAACTCGCGCCCGACTTCGGCACGTACGTGCTGCGGGAGTGCAGGCGCGCCCTGACGGGCAGTGCATCACGCGACAGCCTCGGGGAGAGTTCGTGA
- a CDS encoding MazG nucleotide pyrophosphohydrolase domain-containing protein codes for MGLDELLQGALQIHDLYDEVNRHERGRVWTREEFMLGFMGDVGDLAKLVMAAEGAREVPGGRTALEHELADCLWSVLILAHRYDVDLEAAFHRTMAELDTAIRARLPEKPGPAIAPEPAAAMDAPEERRADE; via the coding sequence GTGGGCCTGGACGAGCTGCTGCAAGGGGCGTTGCAGATCCACGATCTGTATGACGAGGTCAATCGGCATGAGCGGGGCCGGGTGTGGACACGGGAGGAGTTCATGCTCGGTTTCATGGGCGATGTCGGAGACCTGGCCAAACTGGTGATGGCCGCGGAGGGCGCACGGGAGGTGCCGGGCGGGCGGACGGCGCTGGAGCACGAACTCGCCGACTGCCTCTGGTCGGTGCTCATCCTGGCGCACCGCTACGACGTCGATCTGGAAGCGGCATTCCACCGCACAATGGCAGAACTCGACACGGCCATTCGTGCTCGGTTGCCGGAGAAACCGGGGCCTGCCATCGCGCCAGAACCGGCCGCTGCCATGGACGCGCCTGAGGAGAGACGGGCGGATGAATAG
- a CDS encoding sugar phosphate isomerase/epimerase family protein, with the protein MNQQTVRQLALPELTAACVKLGITGVGLWRQPVQDYGPSATARLVRDAGLTVTSLCRGGFFTALDPGERRRAVDDNRAAIDEAATLGTATLVLVSGGLPDGSRDLTGARERIADALAELAPYAGERGVRLAIEPLHPMFASDRCVVSTLAQALDLAERFPPEQVGVVVDTYHVWWDDRAPEAIARAGAGGRLAAFQLADWVTPLPEGVLLGRGQLGDGAVDLRGLRELVDAAGYEGPIEVEIFSPALWARDGVEVLTETVDRYLRHVAAECHGASEGDHATEGHFASEGGEEG; encoded by the coding sequence GTGAACCAGCAGACGGTCAGGCAGCTCGCCCTCCCCGAACTCACCGCCGCGTGCGTCAAGCTCGGCATCACCGGGGTGGGCCTGTGGCGCCAACCCGTCCAGGACTACGGTCCGTCGGCGACCGCCCGGCTCGTAAGGGACGCGGGACTGACCGTCACCTCGCTGTGCCGGGGCGGCTTCTTCACCGCCTTGGACCCCGGCGAGCGCCGCCGCGCCGTCGACGACAACCGCGCCGCGATCGACGAGGCCGCGACACTGGGCACGGCCACGCTGGTCCTCGTCTCAGGCGGACTCCCCGACGGCAGCCGGGACCTCACGGGCGCACGGGAACGTATCGCGGACGCCCTCGCCGAACTGGCGCCCTACGCGGGCGAACGCGGCGTGCGCCTGGCGATCGAACCGCTGCACCCGATGTTCGCCTCCGACCGCTGTGTGGTCTCCACGCTGGCGCAGGCGCTGGACCTCGCCGAACGCTTCCCGCCGGAGCAGGTGGGCGTCGTCGTGGACACCTACCACGTGTGGTGGGACGACCGGGCCCCGGAGGCGATCGCCCGTGCGGGCGCGGGCGGGCGGCTCGCAGCCTTCCAGCTCGCGGACTGGGTGACGCCGCTCCCCGAGGGCGTACTCCTCGGCCGCGGCCAACTCGGCGACGGCGCCGTCGACTTGCGCGGCCTCCGCGAACTCGTCGACGCGGCGGGCTACGAAGGCCCCATCGAGGTGGAGATCTTCAGCCCCGCCCTGTGGGCGCGCGACGGAGTCGAGGTCCTGACCGAGACCGTCGACCGCTATCTGCGCCATGTCGCTGCGGAGTGCCATGGCGCTTCGGAAGGCGATCACGCCACGGAAGGCCATTTCGCTTCGGAAGGAGGCGAAGAGGGGTGA